AGCCTTCTTGTACTGCCAgtgccctcttaaaggggcaggtaCTGCCATGCGGATTCCATCAGgtactccttccctcccttgctAGAAAGTGGTTTCACAGCTGCCCTTGATGGCAGAGAGTAGGGCTGATCTTGCTGAGAACCTTGGAATTGGCTCCCTGGCTGTGTGCAGAGGTGTGGAGGCTTTAGCAGTGCTCCAAGGGTACACGCTGTAAGCAGGATTTGGTTCTCCCACAGTACTTGCCACCTCCAAAGGAGTCGTGGGGACAAAGCCCCCAGCACAGAGACCAAGTAGAGGTGGCTTTATCTCCTATGTCCTGTAGCCACTAGGGCCAGGTCCAGTCTTGGAGCAGGGAAAGGCAACCCTGGGGGTTTGCCATAACCTGCACTCCAGTTGCTATGGTCTTTTGGGTGTTGTGGCTGCTGAAGGGAGCCTGAGTGTAGGATTATCCTGAACCTGCCTGGTGCTCACATGGGGTGGTTGGAGATGGCTCTGTTCCTGGTGGAGCAGCCCCTGTACTGGGGGCATTCTCCAGGGTGCGGTGGAGTCCCTTTGCATCCTCTCAGCCCTGAGGGAGCAAAATGACCCTGAAACGCAGGGGACGCGCAAGCCTGACTCTGGTGTTTGGCTATGATGGAGCAAGGAACACAGGCAGGCTTCTCACAGGAATGGGGTATTGCCTTCTACTTTTAAACCTTTGGTAACTGGCCTAGATTTACCCACACCTCAAGAGCAGAAGGAGTGGGTCCCAGGGAAGTGTGCAGCTGCCCCTGAATCAGTCCCTAGAGGCTCACAGGCTGGGCTACCCAAGTCCGAGTGGGGAATGGATTCTGACTTCTACCTGAGCTCAGACTCCAGACCTACGGTTCAGGACTGGACAAGTATGGCCAGTGGCCCATGCATACTGAAATGtaccctgcagcagctgtggtgtttACTACGAGCCAGTGCCCTCAAAGTTGCCTCCTACTTGGCCAAGCTTGTCTGAGAGCAGACCTAGGGTTCCTGAAGCAGCTGAACACAGCCAGACACTGAGCTGAACATTCCTCCTGCCTTCGTCCCTTTGCAAATTCCAGCCTGTGTAGGTGACAGTGAGTGCTGCTGCCTTCTGCCAAGCAGGGGGCATCAAAGCAACCTTTGCAGAGATCACAAGGGCTATACTTGCAGGAGTCTGTGAGATGTCCCTAAACCAAGACTGCCTTGCCTACTGCCTAGAGAAGTACCTGAGCAGACCCCTTCCCCAATATGCTGTACTGACAGATCCTGCCCCAGGAGATCACAGAGTAGCTGCAGCAGGTTGGAGCGGGCTGGCAGCAGTGTGTAAAGACAGGGTCAGCCAAGCAGATGGTCCTGAACTCTACACTGTGTTCTCGGTGCTGGGGTGCCAAGAGCTCAAAGTGTTTTCAGTGCAGGAATCCTAGGCAaaggaaggacaagcaggtggAGCACGGTTTTCAGCCCAATGGAACTAGGAGAGCAGCTGCTCTAGGGGAGTACAAGAATGAAGAAATGGAGGAGAACAAGAACAGCGAAAGCATGATGTCTTGCAGTCCTGCATCTGCCGTGCCCCTGGCTTTGGGGCTGTTCTCAGTCACTTTCCTTCTCTCGCTCAGTCCCTTGATGATGGGTGATATATGTACAGCACTTAGATGACATGGCAGCAGTTGAACTGTCCCAGGGAAAGGAGGCTGTCCTTGGAGCTGGGCCTGATCTTGAAGGCCAGTGCCTTCTCACACAATGGGAACTGCATGATCCTGTCCCTCAGGCTCGCGCTCTTGTTCTTACCAGGATCAAGCTTTATCACATTGTCTACCATGGTTTCACTGCCCACAGTACCATCATTGTAGGAGCTCTCAGCTGAGTGCTTTGCCTGGTCTGAGGATCCCATCTCAGGGATACCATCAATTTTACTGGACTTGTCTTCCAGAGCTGATGTCCTAGTTAAAATGGCTTGGAGGCTTCCTCCATCCTGGACCCCACAGCTTCCAGTAGAGTTGGTGCCAAGGTCCTTGCTGCTCTGTGGGTAGATGatcttttctgctttttcagaAAGCTCCTCAATGGTGCCACCATCCTCTATTTTTGTGGTGTTGTTGTTGTCCtcctgcttccctgacctgtcttcAACCTCAGCCCTTTCCAGACCCTTTCCTTCAAATCCCAGTGGCTCAAAGTCATGCCTGCCTTTCCAGAGCTCACCATCCCCTTCTCCAGCTGTGGTACCCACCAGCAGTGGGTCACTGGTATTCTTCCCAAGGCCTAAGTTAAGATTGCTGCCTGTGACTTCCCAACCTGCATTTTGGCTTGCTGCCTCTTGTCTGGGTCCTTTCTTGTCCACTGGGCTTGCTGACTGCTGGAGAGGTTGGTATGGATCGTTAGACCCTGTGGCTGGTTCACAGAGGACTGGCTTTGTGGCCCTCGCAGGAGAGCCCTTGTCCCCCTTACTATAGACCATGGTGCCTCGGCAGAACAGTATGGAGACCTTGGAGGTCTGGAAATCTCTCATTTGCTCTTGGTTTAAGGAGGTGCTTTTCCTTTCTATTGTGTCAGGCtttccatcttcctcctcctcctcttcttcctcacaAATCTGCTGCAAAGCAGGGGTGCTCTTGGCAATGGGGGCATCAACCAGGGAGGGCTTGAGCAATGCTCTGACTGGCTGTttatttccatggaaactggctggaACTTCATCTCCATCCACTGTAGATAAGGAAGTGGACTTCCTTTCACTTTTCCCAGAATCCTTTCCAAATGCTTCCAAAGTGCTCTTAGTTGCTGGTTGGGGCTTAGGACTGGGGAAAGCTGCAAGACTGCTTGGTGTCTCCATAAAGGGTGAAAGGTCACTGCTGTTGCCCACAGTGCTGAATGTGTCCGACAAGTTGgtcctgaaagagagagagagaaaatggccATGAGTCCATCACATGAGTGGAAGATGCTTTCTTGGGGAAACCCCTGAGGCTGAAATTCAAAAGGCAGCCTGGGGCAAAAAGGTGACCCTTGGTTCCACCTTGTCCATGGAGCTTGGACTGCTGGAGGCTGGAATTGCTCAACTCAGCCCACAAAGCCTTGCCCCTTGTTTCCTGGGGCAGGATGTGAGTTCGTAGCCCCTCTGCTGGAGATGGAGCACCACATGCAGGGGAACTGTATCTGTGAGATACTTCTGGCACACAGGCAGCTTGGCCTGTTCCAGCTGCGACCCCAAAATCACAGCAGGACACCCATCTGGCTTTGGGATCCAAGAATCCTAAGCATAGCACTCACCTGTTCTGGACCTGCTGGGCCAGGTTGTAAACCAAGCTGAGGTTGTGGCTCTGCTTCTCCTGTTTCTCACGAAGGATCCGCTCTGCCAAGAGGAAGTAGGTGGCTGTGATGTGGTTGTAGCGATCAGCTTCCAAGGCCCTAGGGAGATGTGAGGCAAAGATGAGAGACTCGCATCCCAAAGAGGCAGACATGCCTGTGGCACAGGGCACTGGGAACACACACTGGCACAATGTGGTGTACACAAAGCCTGCATGAGGCACAGGAACAAGCTCAAAGCACTGAGCTCCAGATACCAGACATGGCCTTGTAAACCCCACCTATAGGGACCCCCATTTCTGCTTCCCTGCCTATGGGAAACACCCCCCTCCTCAATCTCTTCAGGAGATTACAGGCACTGGGGAACCTCCAGCTTGTAGGATCCCCAACTCCATACCTCTTGGTGGGTTTCCCAGACCTACTTTCCCCCTATGGGAGATGCCTACAGGGAACGCTACCTCACTCCCCTTGCACACAGGAATCCCCAGTCTCATTTCAGCCCTGCAGGGAacgccgcccccccccctccccccccgccaccacaGCCTTGTTCCTGTCACCTGCAGAGAACCCTATCCAACAACCCCACATGGCTCACCCAAAGGCTTGCTACCCAGCTGCTCAGAGAATGGGAGGGAAGCATTGCAGGTGCCTGAGACTTTTTGCTCCCCTGGACATTGCTCATCATACCATGCAAACAGCTATTTTTCAGGTGCAGCCAAGTGAATGCTACAGGAGGAGGATGAAAGTCTACTGCTCCACCCTGAGGTGGCAGCCTAACCTTGAAATGGCCTGAAGTACAGCAGTTGTTTTGCCATGGCAGGGAAGTAGGTGCATTGACCCCAGTAGACACAGACACTCCCTGCCCCATACTAGCCTACTGCGCACTCACTCCTGGATGGTGTCTCGATCAGCAATGTTCCCACACGTCATGGCCTGGATGATGATGTCATGCTCCTCTTCAGACACCCGCTTGTGGGATGTGAGGGGGAGCAAGGAGCggctggctggggaggggtccaCACCCTGCAGCCATGGGTGGGTTTCAATCTGCTCCAGTGAGGCGCGTTGCTTGGGATCCCGCTGCAACATCCTGGAAATCAGACTGCCAAAGAGGAAAAGAGGGAATGGTCACCAGGCAGCCCAGGAGGAATCAGCCTTTACACTTTACATGCATCCCCACAGCACCTCAGACCCATTGTGCCAGCTGCTGTACAGACACAGGCAGAGGGACAGGCCCTATCCCAGAAAGCAGCTGAAAGTCTTAATCTTACTTCCTATTGAGCCCTGTCAAGTGTTAGCTCCCAACTCTTGGCTcactcccaggcagccccactaGGGGTCTGCCTGCCCAGGGAAAGGGGGCTGTGTGTGGCATCAGGGAACACCCTGTCCCATGCTCTATATTTCACTGTGGATGTGGATGGTGGCTCTGTGATGGGGACCCTGGCTTCCTGGGGACCAGGCCTGGGGCTTCCAGACTGCCAGGCTCTTTGAAAgccagggagaggagagagaacagagagaatgggaggggcggggaggggggggtccaTACTCAGAGCACTGTGAGGACACGTGTGGAGGGATCGTGTAGCGACAGTCCATGATCATAGTCAGTGTCTCACTGTCGTTGGCCTCCTGGAAGGGTGCATGGCCACACACCAGCATGTACAGGATGACGCCCAAGCTCCAGATGTCTGTGAAAGGAGGGAAGAACAAACAGCTGTAGCGGCATAACTCCTCTGTGAATCTTGAACTTAGGCCACCAGCACAGCAAAAGCAGGCAGAAGGAATGGGGCCCAGTAGGGCCAGGTTAAGGGCAAAAGCCTCATCCAGTGGGGTGGAGATGTCCCAGGTACATGTCTGGATCTATTTCCTGGCAGCCTCAGGCCCAGTCCTGGGGGCATGATGCACAGAGAGGTCAAAGGCTTGTGCACTAAACTGTGTGGAGACAGTGAGGGGCTCCCTGCTCTGGTCTCTATACAGCACTTCCATGCATGGCTTGAAGCTGCTGGgatagagacagacattcaaaaagcctgagcctgaattgattccatttttgcaggttagtctaacctggcttggCTAAACCgatttgtaactgtacagacatcccctttggactgaagaaatgtaggcatatgcctgcagtgtctcaggctagaagcaagggggcgctagagcagccctcccttcccttctacagtgctgagctgaggtggggcatggtcaggcccctgctctgattagggaggagttccCCCCACCTCACTATTCCTGACcaacccagcagggagttgataacagagcatttagcaccccatcaaaacaaaacaaatcaaatcaaatcaaaacaaaacaaaagcttctctcattagttcaagctcttcttaaacaaccttttttcaaggaaggaacaaagggaccagatgacctattgattagctccaaaaagccctaagcagacactgtcctgtctgccttacacatagaaagctctcagcattagctagcataccacatgctggctacagtctgtgctgtgggagaggggagtagggaatccctgcttgatcaggaagtggtgagggaggagggggcataggGAAGTCATTTAGACCCTGTTGTACCTGCTGTCTCTGCCGGAGCTCTAGCCAGgaaacagaggggaggggtcagccccgctctctggagcagagagccctgcccagggcagcaaaacatctgagatgctgggggactctggtttaagttaaattaggaagggatctgggacatacattgcataaaccagtttgacccaaatccgttaagtctacattcaaccaggtttatctcacactggtttcagccactttcaaactggtttatgtgcactaaatgtctgttctgttacaagtttaaaccagtttctgatgacttaaactggtttatgtgtaatgtctgtccctagtagAGTGGTTGCTGCAGGTTCCATCCTTGTCAGCTCACACCAGGCTGGACAGGTGCCCCTGGAAATATTGGCTAGAGCTTAATGAACTTACCTAGTGATCCCAAGGGGGGGAACCCAATAATTTTGGAGAGACTGGTTTGGACCTGGATTGTGGTGCTGGGCCTGGACAAGAGCACAGCTCAGTTCTATTCCTATAGGGAGCTCATCTGCAGAGATTTTCCCTATCTCTGTACAAAAAAGGCTtataaaaatccaaaatattaAAGGAGGGAAGATGCATGTTGGAGGGAAGGCGATATCTCTGGAACCCTTTCACCAAGTGATATCAAACTTGCAGGGCAAACTCTCTCCATGCTTCTGATATGGTCCTTCAGTTTCTAAGGTCATCTGCCTAGGCACATCTGTTTTTCTACACAGCAAGATACCAGCCTTGAACAGAGATTGCAATGCAATGTTAGCTGTGGTGCAACTCCTAGTGCCCCATAGTAAAGGGCTGATTTTTAGGTTTGGgcaactttttaaatattttatttgacaACAAATGTAGATTCAACCATATGAGATGACTGCCTAGTACAGTGGTGAGGGCACTCTCTTGAGAGGCAGGACAGCTGGGTTCTGGCTCCTGCTACATTTAGCATGTAAGTGCACCTTGCAAAGTGGAACAGCATCAACAAGAAACTGAGGGAACGCCCTCTTGAACAAAATaaaatctctaagatctaaccaccaaacagtaataaaaccagcagataaaggaggagccatagtcatccttaactgtgaagactacataacaggaagccaacagacaactttCTGACATCATGTACTataaagaactacaagaagatcctactcccctttttaccttgaaactcaaaaataccatcaaatcatttccatcagaactacaaggaaaactacagaccttgatccccacCACTACCTAACCAagggactttttacatgttccctaaaatccacaagcaagggaaccctggcagacctataatatccaac
Above is a genomic segment from Alligator mississippiensis isolate rAllMis1 chromosome 10, rAllMis1, whole genome shotgun sequence containing:
- the LOC102560429 gene encoding SNF-related serine/threonine-protein kinase, with amino-acid sequence MAGTKCCYEGKIAGLYDLERTLGKGHFAVVKLARHVFTGEKVAVKVIDKSKLDVSAAGQLLQEVRCMKLVQHPNVVRLYEVIDTHSKLYLILELGDGGDMFDHIMRYEGGLTEGRAKHYFAQIVHAISYCHKLHVVHRDLKPENVVFFQEQGVVKLTDFGFSNCFQPGKMLTTSCGSLAYSAPEILLGDEYDAPAVDIWSLGVILYMLVCGHAPFQEANDSETLTMIMDCRYTIPPHVSSQCSDLISRMLQRDPKQRASLEQIETHPWLQGVDPSPASRSLLPLTSHKRVSEEEHDIIIQAMTCGNIADRDTIQEALEADRYNHITATYFLLAERILREKQEKQSHNLSLVYNLAQQVQNRTNLSDTFSTVGNSSDLSPFMETPSSLAAFPSPKPQPATKSTLEAFGKDSGKSERKSTSLSTVDGDEVPASFHGNKQPVRALLKPSLVDAPIAKSTPALQQICEEEEEEEEDGKPDTIERKSTSLNQEQMRDFQTSKVSILFCRGTMVYSKGDKGSPARATKPVLCEPATGSNDPYQPLQQSASPVDKKGPRQEAASQNAGWEVTGSNLNLGLGKNTSDPLLVGTTAGEGDGELWKGRHDFEPLGFEGKGLERAEVEDRSGKQEDNNNTTKIEDGGTIEELSEKAEKIIYPQSSKDLGTNSTGSCGVQDGGSLQAILTRTSALEDKSSKIDGIPEMGSSDQAKHSAESSYNDGTVGSETMVDNVIKLDPGKNKSASLRDRIMQFPLCEKALAFKIRPSSKDSLLSLGQFNCCHVI